The Mercenaria mercenaria strain notata chromosome 6, MADL_Memer_1, whole genome shotgun sequence genome contains the following window.
ttccatcCAGAGAATGAGGAAAGATTGAATTCGTCATGAACTCCACAGTACGAACCGCTGTGTCTACGAATAAACACGTGATCGCCAGCAGAGACGTGTTTGACAACAATTCCTGTAGCGGCAGTTTCATCCTGTGTAGTAATCCACGTAGATGTTGCTCCGTCGATAACGATATCCGTCCGGTACCAGTTATTATTATAGGCACCTACGGTCCACGTGAAAACATAGTAGCCTGAAAAAGGGACTACGTAGATTCCATCCCGTGTGTTATATCCATTTCCCAAGTCTAGCTCTTCTACGTTGAAGATGTAGACTTCATGGTTCTGAAAACATGGCGTCCCGGATGTATATGCGTGGAATGCGACATCAGTGTTTTGCCCTGTGAATAAAAACTGAATTTGTAtatgaaacattatattttacatatatatatattgttctcTGTGGCTAGACACTCGACTGAtaaatctttttatcacatgtttgacgtagCGGGAGTGAAATAACATCATTATACAATTAAATATGTGATATTAAAAGAATAGTACATTGATGTCTTTCCACGATGAGTTTATTAAACTCGTTAATTAAAATTGAagaaatgctcggcagagcctcgcattttattattttattcaactcgttttataaattcaatataataaGTATGACAGTAGATTTCTGTACATAATCGGACACATATGCGtttagttgtttttatttctgttcgattttcgcataaaaaatattttgttttagtgtTACGTTTGTTCGATGTgcaaatgtatttgattatcgCACAGACTTTGTTTTTAACTATTTTGAAGACTTTAGCGATTACAATTTCATAAAGCGTTATACGTCCAATTTTTTGTGGTGTTTTAGTATTTCAATAATTGAATTTCTTGAGAAGAAAATAACATGACACATACGTTTCATCATGCGACTCCGGGTTGACATTGAAATATGTCTGTCTTCAACGGCATCGGTTGGTTTCTTAGTCTCACCAGTATTACCGTCTATCTCGTCTTCACCCAAAGCGTCACTACGGTTTTGCATATTCATATGTAACTGCTGGTGAATAATGGCATCATCCGACATTGACGTCTCTTCCAATTTTTCCATGTCACTTTCAAGCCTTTCCACGCGCAATGTCAGTTCAGTACGTTCCTTTTCATatgttttaatgataaattaaatttaatgataaagttTTGGTCTTCAATTACTTTCTCGTGCTTCGCAATGATGGTTCCCTGAATTTTCACAACATTTTCAAGCTCTAACAAGCGTTCCTCCACCGACAGAGCGGTAGACCGGCAAATGAACAAGAAATGTATTATGTACATAAAAGTTACAACATTCATTCTTTTCTGCGGCTGACAAAAGACACAACTGTTCAGTTTTCTATGACAAGATAAGAAAAAGGTCAAAGCGataatatttttgtgtatatatGCGTCATATTTAGATGTAAAAGTCTGTGGAtttcataaagatgttattaAGTTTATTCGAAATTGTATTTGATACTGACACTTGTCTTTTGGTAATATTTTACGTTTTTATAGGTAGCGTTCAGTGCGTTTGGTTGCACAAAATGACTAATCATAATCATATTGTAATGACTCAAGGCTTTCATAGTTCTAAATGTCTTGTCGAAGGAACTGCCCCTGGATATGTCGTCATGTGTTAGTATTGTATATATTGAACAGTTGTTTTCCTATACATGCTGCCCGCCCGCTTGGCTTAATAGGGAGAGAGCAGGTCTACGGGtcgcggggttgcgagtttgagccctgggtgaggcgtatgttcttcgtgacgatttaataacagatattgtgtctgaaatcattcgtccccacctctgattcatgtggggaagttggcattacttgcggagaacaggtttgtactggtacagaatccaggcacacttgttaggttaactgcccgccgttacataactgaaatactgttgaaaaacggcgttaaacttgAAACAACCAACCAACCTATACATGCAGCCGGAATATGCTTTACTGCGCTGTCACTGTAACACTGTATTCACCTGAAGTTGCTTGTACGTTTTGAGGTAGCGCTGGTACTTAAGAAGATGGAGGATATCTATTTTTAAAGCAGGGTGTTAGGTTTTTATTAACATGTTGTTCATGATTCTCATACTTATTTAACCAATCTTTGCCCATTCTTTTTGAGGATTTATTACTTTGTCTTCTTTTCCCTTTCAATAGTTTATTTAGAAACACTTATGAAATGCATAAGCAAAATGTACGAGTGTTTTGTTCGGTGAAAACAATGAAGCGGAGAGACGTCCTGATATCTCAAATGTTTGATTTTCGTTTTGCCATGTAATTTGCTTACTCACGTGTTATATAAGATGTAGTGCAAGGAGGTATTTCGATATTATACCAGTTATAACCTATGATAGAATGTATTGCTTAATCCAAACTTAGGCGAGAAGAGGTCCAAGGCATTTGTGCTAATATcaatttgctttttatttttatagacgATGAAGTAACAAATGGGTTATTGGaatattttgtttagaaattgaAAATGTGAACACCTTCTGTAGCCGGGTATATAATAGGTTATCATATACTCTTTTCTATTGAAAGATGAGGAtgcaaagaaatataaatattctaaacttcagatgaagtttgaaaaaaaaagccgaagtttctttattatttttacagcAACGTTATCCACATCTAACTAATACaagaaatatatgagccgtgccatgagaaaaccaacatagtgggtttgcgaccagcatggatccagaccagcctgcgcatccgcgcagtctggtcaggatccatgctgttcgctttcaaagcctattgcaattaaagaaactgttagcgaacagcatggatcctgaccagcctgcgcggatgcgcaggctggtctggatccttgctggtcacaaacctactatgttggttttctcatggctcggctcatatattatttcataCACACTACTTTTATGAATCTGCATAGCGTAGTTTTTGATAAAACATGAACATTGCTATAGAATTAAATACATCATTTctcactttttaatttttcatgtttgtATCTCTGGCTTTATATTTAGCTCAATAAAGATTGATGGTCAGATTTTTAGTTGAGCGTAATTTTCGCAAAGTTACCTTCTATATCGGACGGCAGCTATTATTTTGTAACACAATTATCGTCTCAAACAGATTATATATAATAAcaagtataaatttaaattttcctcTAGCTATCTAGCTTATTAATCAAAGCtctaaaatatgtataaatatataatttttctcaaGCTACCTTGCTTAATGACTGTTCACAAATGATTGTAAAATGATTGGAAAATGTATGAACAAATTAAAATACAACTGTGTTGTTAATCTGAACTTGTCACTGATTTCAATGTTTCAACTGGTTTCGAACAAACTTGCTTGTCCCTTAATaatcactaaaatatttaatatgttcaGAACGTTCTTAATAAGGTTTCAGCTCAGTCTGTGACTATATAGCTTCCATTTATCTGATATGCAGTATATCCTACGACATAGGTCTCAACCCTGCCTCAGACCTCGACGTCAGTACTCTATGTACCTTTAGTCTCAAACTTGCCTATAACACTTTATATATGAATGTATGGAACCTACGACCAGAACCCAATTTGCCTAAACCGGCAACTCAGAGCTTACGCTGCTTCCCTTGGGTATTAAAGGAACTTGCAACTCAGGCATACGCCGCTACTCTGAGGTATCCTTTATGAGCAACTAGTAATTGGTCCAAAGTCCTAGGAATTTCCAAATATCGTatatattttcttacaatttatttaattaattttcttcGATCTGCACTCGTCAAATGCCACCGACGTTCTGACAAAGCACACTTGTTAGCTTCTATTTATATGGATCCCACAGACTTTTCCGTTGGTCCTGATGTACATATTTTATACAATCGTTTTTCTCTACCTGAGTCTTTTAGACCTAAAATGCAATTGGTCTCTTAACTTAACAACTTACtttaactttcattttaaataatcgTCCGTCTTAGAATTTCTGCAGACAAACACAGTATTGAACACAAAGATGATTACCTAACTTAAGTATACATTAAACAATACATTAAACAATGGAAAGTGCGTTTTCAttacaatatcataaaattactaTTATTTATTCGTTtagtaaatttcaaaaaattctaTAATACTTACTTTACCTGCATTTTCTCTTGACCTTTTAAAATGGAAACTGAATTGACCACGAACAAATCAAAAGattattattttactaaaaaaCTAAAGAAATTATTGAAGTTAGATAAATTTAATAGATCTCCTTAATTTCACAAACATTGCTTTTCACGCTTTGGTAGATATTTTTACATAGTTATGATGATATTTTTCTAACCCTAAAATACAGTTCTTGAATAACTAAAGCACATGTGTGAACCACAGAAACAGAGTTGTCGTTAATGTCATTCTATACGCCGTTTAAAATAAGACTTTGagagttgtttgaaaatttataaaatctcCCATGAACAAACTCAGTCGTGTCCCTTTGATTTGATTGAAGTGTAAACAATTAATAACTGTTTCCATAAAAGCACTCTGTTGCAATTTAACCTTAAAATTATGGCGGCTGATTTCAGGCATTTCGTGCGGTCGTTGGCCTGGCGCGTTCGAAGTAACTGCGACAACACGCAAACACGCCAACACACCAGAACGACAAATTAGTTCGTCGATACGACGAATAAGGTAGTTGTCGTTCTGACGTATTGTCGCTCTTCAAACGCGCCAACACATCAGAACGAAATCAGTCACCATATGCAACTGTATACTGAAGACggtctttttaaaattttggcctATGCAAAAATGTAAGGGTAGCAATACCAACAAAATGTCAGTGCATATGACATTTTTAGCTCTTTTAAGCAGGCCTTTGAAATTTCTATACAAAGAACGAGAAATAATCAGTAATGAATTCCAGTAATTTTCATATGACTGACAGCGATGGGTACTTTCATAGTTCGCTGCATGTAGGCAAACGAATTCAGCTAATTGTTCAAAGGGTAAAATATATTAGTAAATGTCTACAACATCCTTTATATAAACTAGAAGCTGCTTGTGTCCACGAGGGTGGCGCATATTTCGTATGTGCAGTTGTAATTACACTATACATGTCTTACTTGATAAATCGTTGGGAGAAGATAAACGTCGACACATTGAATCTATGTAACAACTATTTCCAGTCGAACCCCGACCGGAGTCATGTCTACCTCTCCGGCATCTAgactaggccgatactgctggaaacagtaccagtcTAATAAGTAAATTACCCAGTACTAAATCAGCCACAAATATGCTGTTCGGCACAAAACTTCATATACTAATAACCATATAATAGGAGCAACGaattaaaaaatgacatttatttattaattcgTATTTGCAACTTTGAAGGGACTAACCCATATTTATTTGGGGAAAATAATCTAtctcaaaaatacataaaaaatgagtactctgaaagtgaccaGTGGTACAAATTTATTGACATAAGAGTTTTGCAAGATTTTCTTATAAacaaccaaaaatattgtgctgaaggtagtaaaccgttgcaacactTTTGAAAAATGCAGATAATTTACAttcttttcttgcatttttaccaatatctaacttctATTTTCATCTactttatcattttcagtgtcatatatacaatCTATGAAAAGAACATAACTTTGGGCGGATAGCTATAAAAAGATTGGTTGAAGTATTacataatacaataaaacaatttttttctggtcctttggaatcatgaagtccatttaatagatgtgtaatagagttccgcttaaaccggtgctaggggggcgtgagaggcgttgcatattttattacctctcatgaacagatccaatcaaaccgaatctgctattattctttttaggTTGcatattctatgcttccaaggaatctttttacagattttaagtgctataattttgaaatgttataaagATATATACTCTTTTCCTAATGactgtaaattttcaaaagagTTTAATTGAGTGATTGCAAAGATATTTGGAAGAAACCTTAGTGCTGCCTTAGAAGATTCGTTTAGTCAATACTTATGGTTTTAACACTTTACAGGTCAGGGTTCACTGAgaagtaaaaatatatacatcTGACTGTAATATTTGAAATGCACTAGCTCGGTTATTGATTTCTAGTTTTAAAAGCATTATGGTCATTTTAGCCATTCCAGTTGTCCCCCATCCCttccataatttcaatgaaagaAGGGCAAATACACCTTTTGAATATACCAGTGTACGGGTTTTGCATATAAGAGTAATAATTACGTGATcttaaagatttatttattttttttatttattttgttgggtttgatGTTGCATCGAcccaatttaggtcatatggcgactttccagctttgatggtggaggaagaccccgggtgcctctctgtgcattatttcttcaGGGACGGgccctaggtagaaccaccgaacttcctAACATGAATCAGCGAACCTTGACCACTTGGCCACGAAGGCCTCCGTGAAATGCACTTTTACACTGGTACGCAGCATCGTGTTAAGTATAGCGAAatgtggcccgggtacgttttcttGATAAAAGAGATAGGTGTATTGTATTGGCATTAATGTTCAATTGatcatttatattatgtttaaacaaCTAAGGATTTCCACGAATgagtattattattactactgtaaaataaatcaaaactggATTTGAATTCTCTGCCTCTTTTGAGACGGAAGGATGTTAAGTAATAATATTACCTGAGGTATTATTGAAACGGACATACGGCAATTTCGATTAAGATCAAACTTGTAAAAAAGCTCAAAGGATATTAGACACTATTTTAACACCTTTATTTCGTTTTAGGCTAATGCTATAAAATTATTCATACGCTATAGAGATTTTACTTGCAGATGATACGACGGAGATCTGTCTAGTTGTACAATCTGGGCCATTTTGGCCTCATAATTTAATGTCCTGAAACCGATATTGTTGCTCGCTTTTATCGTACAGAAGCAATAATGATGTCATAagatgaagtgctaagtatatgcagtGCATACCATCACATGTTTCATTTGTTGCAACGTCTTTTTGCTAGACATGGTGTCCTTTTTGCATTCTAACATTCTGTTAATATTCTAGCATGTATATGACCTGTCTGTTTGAATTAGgcattatttaaattttgttttcatgaagCCAAACTGTAAATTGTCAATTTTAATAGTCATGATTATGAAGGCTTTATACTCATAAGGCTGTCCTGGGATATTCCTTTTGCTTATTCTCTTTTCAAAAGTGTCTCTGTATAGCTCTTTCTGAGGACTTTCCAAAGACGTATTTTACATTGAAATGCACGTTTACATTGGTTAGCAGCATCTCGTTAAATATAACGAATTTTGGCCCTGGTACGCTTTCTGGATAAAAGAGAAAAGTGTATTATATAGGCATTTATATTCCATTTGTCATCAACAAATCGCAGTACAATTCCTCTTTTTTCCATCTGTTTTATATGTGGTATCCTACGTGCATTAAAACAATCTGTTAATATTCTTGCATGTTTGTGATCTGTCTGTGTGAATTAGgcattatttaaattttgttacaaCGAAGCCAAACTGCATCatttgcaataataataataataataataattataataataataaaaataataataacaacaacaacaacaatagtaattataataaaaaatacctGATGAGAAGTAATAAGTTTTAGAAATAGTGAAATTATGGTTGTAATCATGAAAGCTGCGTtaaagaagaaaagaaacaaatatgctGCTTCATGTCACCGAGTGTCTACCCAGAAATCACAAAACATCATGTCCCAAAGTAACGTAAAAATGACAAGAGGACAAAAGAAAAATAGTATGTACTATCCAAACGTCCTGTGtttttatatagttttgaacttcaATTAAAAGTGTAGTGTTATCTTCTATCATCATTGCCGTATAATAGCTTATTGACGCTTAGTGGATGGAATAATCTTGCTTTAGAAAAGAGTTCTCTTCTTTGAAGTGAAAAACGAATACATGTAAAGAAAAAGTGTTCTGCATCTTCCGTTTCGGTTCTGCAGTTACACGATGTGATACGTAAACAAGTCGGCGTTTATAAGTCGTATTTATAAGTGAATTTGCGATGTCGTAAACGTGTTAACGTAAATCAGAAAAAGAAGAGGACCTAACACTGAGCCTTGGAAACGTCAGCTTTAAGCTCTTTATAGTCTGAGAAAGAGGTGGTATCGAAACGTTTTTGACTGCGATTTGAAAGATAGTGAGTAATGTAGTCAATAAGTTTGCCCGAATAGCCATGTTGCCTGAGTTTAAAAATGGGACCTTTATGCCAAACCATATCAAAGGCTTCGATATATCACAAAAGACCATGCATGTAGCCTTTTTCTCGTCAAAGGATTTGCAAATTTGATTATATAAATATCTATGAGTTGAAAAACTGTGGACTGTCCTGGTGGAAACCCTGATTGGGTCTTGtatattaaattgtttgacaTTAAACAAATGTGCATATACTTGAAAATAACACGCTCCTACACAGCTGATTAAAGAGAATGGTCTACAGTAAGAGGGGGAGTTACTTTCTCCCTTTTTGAAAAGTGGCATTAAAACAATTGGAGTAAATACCTTCTTGTACGGAcctgttaaataaaatattaagagttttttttaaactgtggATGCTGTCCCTTTTAACATACGATGGCTTATTTCGTCGGGTCCGGATGCTTTGTTTAATTGCAGGTTagaaataacatcaaatatatttGTTCCGAAATTGTTATATCGTTTAGTAGAGAGTCAGTCTTCGCAATAAAAGATGGAAGAGAAACGTTCAAATCATTTACATTTGAAAtagac
Protein-coding sequences here:
- the LOC128558121 gene encoding uncharacterized protein LOC128558121, whose amino-acid sequence is MEKLEETSMSDDAIIHQQLHMNMQNRSDALGEDEIDGNTGETKKPTDAVEDRHISMSTRSRMMKRQNTDVAFHAYTSGTPCFQNHEVYIFNVEELDLGNGYNTRDGIYVVPFSGYYVFTWTVGAYNNNWYRTDIVIDGATSTWITTQDETAATGIVVKHVSAGDHVFIRRHSGSYCGVHDEFNLSSFSGWKIF